One window of Mediterraneibacter gnavus ATCC 29149 genomic DNA carries:
- a CDS encoding RelA/SpoT family protein produces MAGTLEYELLNKNLEMVDGHAVKAPEDYQNPEQLYEALIARVRKYHPSADISLIEKAYKLSREAHKEQVRKSGEPYIIHPLWVGIILADLEMDKETIVAGMLHDTVEDTEMTVEDITREFGEEVALLVDGVTKLGQLSYSKDKLEVQAENLRKMFLAMAKDIRVIIIKLADRLHNMRTLEFMVPAKQKEKARETMDIYAPIAQRLGISKIKTELDDLSLKYYQPEVYFQLVKDLNERKTEREEFVQQIVAEVSHHMENAHIQAKVYGRVKHFFSIYKKMVNQNKTLDQVYDLFAVRIIVDSVKDCYAALGVIHEMYTPIPGRFKDYIAMPKANMYQSLHTTLMGPAGQPFEIQIRTEEMHKTAEYGIAAHWKYKESGGSAKNNKSREEEKLSWLRQILEWQRDMSDNREFLSLLKGDLDLFAEDVYCFTPNGDVKNLPNGSTPVDFAYAIHSAVGNKMVGARVNGKLVNIDYKIQNGDRIEILTSQNSKGPSRDWLSIVKSTQAKNKINQWFKHEFKEENIIRGKELIAAYFKSKSIAQADIMKPKYLQIVQRKYGFRDWDAVLAAIGHGGLKEGQVVNRLVEEYGKDHKKEITDATILEKISEANNQKVHIAKSKSGIVVKGIDDMAVRFSKCCNPVPGDEIVGFVTRGRGMTIHRTDCVNMLHLSAVERERLIDAEWENNAETEGGGQYLAELKMYANDRQGLLLDVTKVFTEEKIDVRSMNTRTSKKGTATLEMGFIVKGREQLNLIIKKLRNVEGVLDIERTAG; encoded by the coding sequence ATGGCAGGTACGCTGGAATATGAACTTCTGAATAAAAATCTGGAAATGGTGGATGGCCATGCCGTGAAAGCACCTGAAGATTATCAAAACCCTGAGCAGTTATATGAAGCGTTGATTGCAAGGGTAAGAAAGTATCATCCATCCGCAGATATTTCTCTCATCGAGAAGGCGTATAAGCTTTCCAGAGAGGCACATAAAGAGCAGGTCCGCAAGTCCGGAGAGCCTTATATCATTCATCCGCTCTGGGTGGGGATCATTCTGGCGGATCTGGAGATGGATAAGGAGACGATCGTGGCAGGAATGCTCCATGATACGGTTGAAGATACAGAGATGACAGTGGAGGATATTACAAGAGAGTTTGGCGAAGAGGTAGCGCTGCTTGTAGATGGAGTCACAAAGCTGGGCCAGTTGTCTTATTCTAAGGATAAATTGGAAGTGCAGGCAGAAAACCTGCGCAAGATGTTTCTTGCCATGGCAAAAGATATCCGTGTGATCATTATCAAGCTGGCAGACCGCCTGCACAATATGAGAACGCTGGAGTTTATGGTTCCGGCAAAACAGAAGGAAAAAGCCAGAGAGACGATGGATATCTACGCTCCGATCGCGCAGAGGCTGGGTATTTCCAAAATCAAGACAGAGCTGGATGATCTTTCTTTAAAATATTATCAGCCGGAAGTGTATTTCCAGCTGGTAAAGGATTTAAATGAGAGAAAGACAGAGCGGGAAGAGTTTGTGCAGCAGATCGTGGCAGAGGTCTCTCACCATATGGAGAATGCCCATATTCAGGCAAAGGTATATGGAAGAGTGAAGCATTTCTTCAGTATTTACAAAAAGATGGTCAATCAGAATAAGACTCTGGATCAGGTGTATGATCTGTTTGCCGTGCGCATTATCGTAGATTCGGTCAAAGACTGTTATGCGGCGTTGGGTGTGATCCATGAGATGTATACACCGATTCCGGGGCGATTCAAAGACTATATCGCCATGCCGAAAGCGAATATGTACCAGTCTTTGCATACGACTCTGATGGGGCCGGCAGGACAGCCGTTTGAAATTCAGATCCGTACAGAGGAGATGCACAAGACGGCAGAGTACGGTATTGCGGCCCATTGGAAATATAAGGAGAGCGGCGGTTCGGCTAAGAATAATAAGAGCCGTGAGGAAGAAAAGTTAAGCTGGCTTCGGCAGATTCTGGAGTGGCAGAGGGATATGTCGGACAACAGAGAGTTTTTGAGTCTCTTAAAAGGCGATCTGGATCTGTTTGCAGAAGATGTGTACTGTTTCACTCCGAACGGAGATGTGAAGAACCTGCCGAACGGTTCTACTCCGGTGGATTTTGCCTATGCAATCCACAGTGCAGTGGGCAACAAGATGGTAGGTGCACGTGTCAACGGCAAGCTGGTCAATATTGATTACAAAATCCAGAACGGAGACCGTATTGAGATTCTGACATCTCAGAATTCCAAAGGTCCGAGCCGGGACTGGCTGAGCATCGTAAAGAGCACACAGGCAAAGAATAAGATCAATCAGTGGTTTAAGCATGAGTTTAAAGAAGAGAATATTATTCGAGGAAAAGAGCTGATTGCCGCATACTTTAAATCCAAGTCGATCGCACAGGCGGATATCATGAAGCCAAAATATCTGCAGATCGTCCAGAGAAAGTATGGATTCCGGGATTGGGATGCAGTTCTGGCAGCAATCGGACACGGTGGACTAAAGGAAGGTCAGGTAGTCAACCGTCTGGTAGAAGAGTATGGAAAAGATCACAAAAAAGAGATTACGGATGCGACGATCCTGGAGAAGATTTCTGAGGCAAACAATCAGAAGGTGCATATTGCAAAATCAAAGAGCGGGATCGTGGTTAAGGGAATCGATGACATGGCGGTGCGCTTCTCCAAGTGCTGCAATCCGGTTCCGGGTGATGAAATCGTAGGATTTGTGACCAGAGGAAGAGGTATGACGATCCACCGTACAGATTGTGTGAATATGCTGCATCTGTCTGCTGTGGAGCGGGAGCGTCTGATCGATGCAGAGTGGGAGAATAATGCAGAGACGGAAGGCGGAGGTCAGTATCTGGCAGAGCTGAAGATGTATGCAAACGACAGGCAGGGACTGCTTCTGGATGTAACAAAGGTATTTACAGAAGAAAAGATCGATGTCAGATCTATGAATACACGAACCAGCAAAAAAGGAACTGCTACACTGGAAATGGGATTTATTGTAAAGGGCAGAGAACAGCTGAATCTTATCATAAAAAAACTGCGAAATGTAGAAGGAGTTCTGGATATTGAACGGACAGCGGGGTAG
- a CDS encoding MBL fold metallo-hydrolase has protein sequence MRIKKFVIGMVGTNCYVVYNENTKECFVVDPAAPSAPLVEFIQTEGLQLQGILLTHGHFDHIMGIDTLRREWSVPVYASALEQKVLTDANVNLSVAYGAGYVFADAKFLEDGASLALAGYQIRMISTPGHTAGGCCYYIEEEEVLFSGDTLFAGSVGRTDFPTGSMSTLVRSVKERLLSLPEDTQVYPGHMEATTIGFEKENNPFL, from the coding sequence ATGAGAATCAAAAAATTTGTGATCGGAATGGTCGGCACCAACTGTTATGTGGTGTACAATGAAAATACAAAAGAATGTTTTGTTGTGGATCCGGCGGCACCATCTGCGCCGCTTGTCGAATTTATCCAGACAGAAGGTCTTCAGTTGCAGGGAATTCTCCTGACACATGGTCATTTTGATCATATTATGGGAATTGACACACTGCGCAGGGAATGGTCAGTTCCTGTCTATGCCAGTGCACTGGAGCAGAAGGTTCTGACAGATGCCAATGTGAATCTGTCTGTTGCATATGGAGCGGGCTATGTGTTTGCGGACGCCAAGTTTCTGGAAGATGGGGCATCTCTCGCACTTGCAGGATATCAGATCCGTATGATCTCCACTCCGGGGCATACGGCGGGAGGATGCTGTTATTATATAGAAGAAGAGGAGGTTCTTTTCAGCGGAGATACACTGTTTGCAGGCTCTGTTGGAAGAACAGATTTTCCGACAGGCAGTATGAGTACACTGGTGCGTTCGGTAAAAGAGCGATTGCTGAGCCTTCCGGAAGATACACAGGTGTATCCGGGACATATGGAGGCAACAACGATCGGATTTGAAAAGGAGAATAATCCGTTTTTGTAA
- the recJ gene encoding single-stranded-DNA-specific exonuclease RecJ, with product MEKWFVSMKKADFTQIAEKYHISPIIARLIRNRDILGDQNIDYYLNGTIADLHDGMLMKNMDTAVEILEEKIREGEKIRVIGDYDIDGVNATYILKTGLESLGALVDTDIPDRMKDGYGLNQMLIDRALEDGVDTIITCDNGIAAASEIAYGKAQGMTIIVTDHHEVPYLEAGGEKEYLIPDADAVVNPHLPGDPYPFKGLCGAAVVYKVVEALYNVMGQDADDVDFLMENVAIATVGDVMDLVDENRIFVKQGLEMLKRTQNEGLKALMECTQVPIERLSAYHIGFVIGPCINASGRLDTAKRALELLEVKNRREAVMMAEDLKALNDSRKEMTEKGVEQAVEQIETTDLKEDRVLVVYLQDCHESIAGIIAGRLKEKYYKPVFVLTQGEHGVKGSGRSIESYHMFEEMCKCRALFTKFGGHKLAAGLSLEEENVERFRRTINELCELTSQDLMPKVSIDMQLPLAYVTEELIEELELLEPFGKGNTKPLFAEKNLKVQNLRVIGKNQNVLKFQVLDRNGRKMEAIYFGEVQECMEYLQGKEEVALTFYPSVNEYRGNKSIQITVVNYQ from the coding sequence ATGGAAAAGTGGTTTGTATCCATGAAGAAAGCGGATTTTACGCAGATTGCGGAAAAATATCATATTTCCCCGATCATCGCGCGCCTGATCCGAAACAGGGATATTTTAGGCGATCAGAATATTGACTATTATTTAAATGGAACGATTGCAGATCTGCACGATGGGATGCTGATGAAAAATATGGATACGGCAGTGGAGATTCTGGAGGAAAAAATCCGGGAAGGCGAAAAAATCCGTGTGATCGGAGATTATGATATCGACGGAGTCAATGCGACGTATATTTTGAAAACAGGATTAGAAAGTCTGGGAGCTTTGGTGGATACGGATATTCCGGATCGGATGAAGGATGGATACGGCCTCAATCAGATGCTCATTGACAGGGCATTGGAGGACGGTGTAGATACGATCATTACCTGTGACAATGGGATCGCAGCCGCTTCAGAGATTGCTTACGGGAAAGCGCAGGGGATGACGATCATTGTGACAGATCACCATGAAGTACCTTATCTAGAAGCAGGAGGAGAGAAAGAATATCTGATTCCCGATGCAGATGCAGTGGTCAACCCGCATTTACCGGGAGATCCTTATCCGTTTAAAGGTCTGTGCGGTGCGGCAGTTGTGTATAAAGTGGTGGAAGCGTTATATAATGTCATGGGGCAGGATGCAGATGATGTAGATTTTCTGATGGAAAATGTGGCGATTGCGACCGTGGGGGATGTGATGGATCTGGTGGATGAGAACCGGATTTTTGTAAAACAGGGGCTGGAAATGCTGAAACGCACGCAAAATGAAGGTCTGAAAGCATTGATGGAATGCACGCAGGTACCGATAGAGAGATTGTCTGCCTATCACATCGGATTTGTCATCGGACCATGTATCAATGCGAGCGGGCGGCTGGATACGGCAAAGCGGGCATTGGAGCTCCTTGAGGTGAAGAACAGAAGAGAAGCTGTCATGATGGCAGAAGATTTAAAAGCATTGAATGACAGCCGTAAGGAAATGACAGAAAAAGGGGTAGAGCAGGCAGTTGAACAGATCGAGACAACGGATTTGAAAGAGGATCGAGTACTGGTCGTGTATCTGCAGGACTGTCATGAGAGTATTGCGGGGATCATTGCCGGAAGACTGAAAGAAAAATATTATAAGCCGGTGTTTGTTCTGACGCAGGGAGAACATGGCGTCAAAGGGTCGGGGCGTTCCATTGAAAGCTACCATATGTTTGAGGAAATGTGCAAATGCAGGGCGTTATTCACAAAATTCGGAGGCCATAAGCTGGCGGCAGGGCTATCTCTGGAAGAGGAGAATGTGGAACGTTTCCGCAGAACGATCAATGAACTCTGTGAGCTGACCAGTCAGGATCTGATGCCGAAGGTATCCATTGACATGCAACTTCCTCTTGCGTATGTAACAGAAGAGCTGATTGAAGAACTGGAACTTCTGGAGCCTTTCGGGAAAGGAAATACAAAGCCGTTGTTTGCGGAAAAAAACTTAAAAGTACAGAATCTCCGTGTGATCGGGAAGAATCAGAATGTCCTGAAATTTCAGGTTCTGGATCGAAATGGACGGAAAATGGAGGCGATCTATTTCGGAGAGGTACAGGAGTGTATGGAGTATCTGCAGGGAAAAGAAGAGGTGGCGCTGACATTTTATCCGTCGGTCAATGAATACAGAGGAAACAAAAGCATACAGATTACAGTGGTAAATTATCAATAA
- the hemZ gene encoding coproporphyrinogen dehydrogenase HemZ, translating into MMIQISSKDTLYMYNLYHIVKAFFPNEEISQNLDEKQESLVSVKLEENSCFYVPVSEIADCPDRQDGKKKVTKLVYDWLSKVTGRILAWGMLTGVRPTKLAMQKLEAGMSRKEVCTFLEQEYGVSHQKAELGIAIAEREKELLGRLDYEQGFSLYVGIPFCPSICSYCSFSSSPLAEWKDRVDDYLKALCQEIRALGERAEERKLNTIYIGGGTPTTLEAEQLFELLDTIQKSFSFEYLQEFTIEAGRPDSITREKLEVMRRFPVTRISVNPQTMQQKTLDLVGRKHTVQDVKDIFHAARELGFDNINMDLIAGLPGETAEDMRDTLCQIEELSPDSLTVHALAIKRAAKFGQEQRKIDLHSEIEQMVEESARAAERMGLVPYYLYRQKNIAGNFENVGYAKVDKAGIYNILIMEEKQTILAAGAGASTKIVLPEKIRLDNGRETNLIRIENVKNITEYESRIDEMIERKGEWLWR; encoded by the coding sequence ATGATGATACAGATCAGCAGTAAAGATACGTTATATATGTATAATTTATATCATATTGTGAAGGCTTTTTTCCCGAATGAGGAGATCAGCCAGAATCTGGACGAAAAGCAGGAATCTCTGGTTTCAGTGAAACTGGAAGAGAATTCTTGCTTTTATGTTCCTGTTTCAGAAATTGCAGACTGTCCGGACCGCCAGGATGGAAAGAAGAAGGTGACAAAGCTTGTCTATGACTGGCTGTCAAAAGTGACCGGACGGATACTTGCCTGGGGGATGCTGACAGGTGTCAGACCGACAAAGCTGGCTATGCAGAAACTGGAAGCCGGTATGAGCCGAAAAGAAGTCTGCACATTTTTAGAGCAGGAGTACGGAGTCAGTCACCAGAAGGCAGAACTTGGCATTGCGATTGCAGAGCGGGAAAAAGAGCTGCTTGGCAGACTGGACTATGAGCAGGGATTCAGTCTCTATGTAGGGATTCCGTTTTGTCCAAGCATCTGTTCGTACTGTTCTTTCAGTTCGTCCCCTCTGGCGGAGTGGAAAGACCGGGTAGATGATTATTTAAAGGCGCTCTGTCAGGAAATCCGGGCACTGGGAGAGCGGGCAGAAGAAAGAAAGCTTAATACGATCTATATCGGAGGAGGGACTCCGACAACACTGGAGGCAGAGCAACTTTTTGAGCTTTTGGATACGATACAGAAGTCGTTTTCATTTGAGTATCTGCAGGAGTTTACGATCGAGGCGGGAAGACCGGACAGCATTACAAGAGAAAAGCTGGAAGTGATGCGAAGATTTCCGGTGACCAGGATTTCTGTCAATCCCCAGACCATGCAGCAGAAAACGCTGGATCTGGTGGGAAGAAAGCATACCGTTCAGGATGTAAAAGACATTTTCCATGCAGCCAGAGAGCTTGGATTTGACAATATCAACATGGATCTGATCGCAGGACTTCCGGGAGAGACGGCGGAGGATATGAGGGATACGCTTTGTCAGATTGAAGAGCTTTCGCCGGACAGTCTGACGGTTCATGCGCTGGCGATCAAGCGGGCGGCGAAGTTCGGCCAGGAGCAGCGCAAGATTGATCTGCATTCTGAGATCGAACAGATGGTAGAAGAGAGTGCCAGGGCGGCAGAACGCATGGGACTTGTGCCGTATTATCTGTACCGGCAGAAAAATATTGCGGGAAATTTTGAAAATGTTGGATATGCAAAGGTTGACAAAGCCGGAATATACAATATACTTATTATGGAAGAAAAACAGACGATCCTTGCAGCCGGGGCAGGTGCCTCCACAAAGATCGTGCTTCCGGAGAAGATCCGTCTGGACAATGGACGGGAGACGAATCTGATCCGCATAGAAAATGTGAAAAATATTACGGAGTATGAAAGCCGTATTGATGAGATGATAGAGAGAAAAGGAGAATGGTTATGGCGCTGA